From one Bacteroidota bacterium genomic stretch:
- a CDS encoding T9SS type A sorting domain-containing protein produces MKTYITPKNILCSFILLAGITFTSRAATITAIANGRWSSPDTWDVHRAPADNDTVVIYAGTTVTVDINSHDYAYMAVCVLGTLNFDGGQKLNICPAGCVIIYDGGLLTGDNPGAKINICGTTDWTGPDTATGPVGFGNYPNSGYTGTGPTVHTVSGVQDKATANSVIAKWSSPIVFAGDVFTIERSENGLTFETIGTVNSTGFSMAGTEYSFEDKNPLEGSAYYRVTQSNKHGLNSTSDNAIAERTINNSGCSLKVFPNPCTDDCQINFTDCPGDNDGVITVDMIDANGAVVSSQIAEQNANGGFNLHIDRSNNLAPGVYIVRGTSSKNAYMQKAILK; encoded by the coding sequence ATGAAAACTTACATTACCCCAAAGAACATTTTATGTTCATTCATTCTTCTCGCAGGAATAACATTCACTTCCCGTGCCGCAACTATAACTGCAATTGCAAATGGCCGGTGGAGTTCGCCCGATACATGGGATGTACACCGTGCGCCTGCTGATAATGATACTGTAGTCATTTACGCAGGAACTACGGTTACCGTTGATATTAACTCTCACGATTATGCATACATGGCTGTTTGCGTATTGGGCACACTTAATTTTGATGGCGGACAAAAATTAAATATTTGCCCTGCAGGATGTGTTATTATTTATGATGGCGGACTGCTTACCGGCGATAACCCGGGTGCAAAAATCAATATTTGTGGTACTACAGATTGGACGGGTCCTGATACTGCAACGGGTCCTGTAGGTTTTGGTAATTATCCTAATAGTGGTTATACGGGCACCGGCCCCACAGTTCACACAGTTTCTGGTGTTCAGGACAAAGCAACAGCAAACAGTGTCATTGCTAAGTGGTCTTCACCCATTGTTTTTGCCGGTGACGTATTTACAATTGAGAGAAGTGAAAATGGTTTGACTTTCGAAACGATTGGAACAGTAAACAGCACAGGATTTTCAATGGCAGGAACAGAATATTCTTTCGAAGATAAAAATCCGTTAGAGGGTTCGGCTTATTACCGCGTTACACAAAGTAACAAGCATGGCCTTAATTCCACGTCTGACAATGCTATTGCCGAAAGGACCATTAATAATTCCGGATGTTCGCTCAAAGTATTTCCTAATCCATGTACCGACGATTGCCAGATTAATTTCACTGATTGTCCTGGTGATAATGACGGAGTGATCACTGTGGATATGATTGATGCCAACGGAGCGGTTGTATCTTCGCAGATTGCGGAGCAAAATGCAAACGGCGGATTCAATTTGCATATTGACAGAAGCAATAATCTTGCGCCCGGCGTTTACATTGTGAGAGGAACTTCTTCTAAAAATGCATACATGCAAAAAGCAATTCTGAAATGA
- a CDS encoding NAD(P)H-dependent glycerol-3-phosphate dehydrogenase has protein sequence MKIAVIGGGSWATAIIKMLCNNTTTGRKAGWWIRNQETIDYIKKFKHNPNYLSSVELHLEKLGLDTEIKNVVAGYDVLIMAVPAAFLAGSLNGLTKDDFKNKIIFSAIKGIVPGPNLIVGEYFNQQFGVPYENIGVITGPCHAEEVALEKLSYLTVASHTQAYAQLVAEKISCRYIRTTVSDDIYGTEYSAVLKNVFAIASGICHGLGYGDNFQAVLISNAIQEISRFVDAVHPIDRDIKSSAYLGDLLVTAYSQFSRNRMFGAMIGKGYSVKMAQLEMNMIAEGYYAVKCIREINQQLKVHMPVTDAVYHIVYEKIAPAIEIKLLTDKLS, from the coding sequence ATGAAAATCGCCGTTATAGGAGGAGGAAGCTGGGCTACAGCAATAATCAAGATGTTGTGTAATAATACAACCACAGGCCGGAAGGCCGGGTGGTGGATCCGCAATCAGGAAACGATCGACTACATAAAAAAATTCAAACACAATCCGAATTATCTCAGCTCGGTAGAATTGCATCTCGAAAAACTCGGGCTGGATACAGAAATTAAAAATGTAGTTGCAGGGTACGACGTTCTCATTATGGCGGTTCCCGCCGCGTTCCTCGCCGGGTCGCTGAATGGATTGACAAAGGATGATTTTAAAAACAAAATTATTTTCTCCGCCATAAAAGGAATTGTTCCGGGGCCGAATCTCATCGTCGGGGAATATTTCAATCAACAGTTCGGTGTTCCTTATGAAAATATCGGCGTCATCACCGGGCCTTGCCACGCGGAAGAAGTTGCACTCGAAAAACTTTCTTATCTCACGGTCGCGTCGCACACACAGGCGTATGCGCAACTCGTTGCGGAAAAAATTTCATGTCGTTATATCCGCACCACTGTTTCCGATGATATTTATGGAACGGAATACTCCGCTGTTCTGAAAAATGTTTTTGCCATTGCCAGCGGAATTTGCCATGGACTTGGTTACGGCGATAATTTCCAGGCGGTGCTTATTTCGAATGCAATCCAGGAAATTTCACGGTTTGTGGATGCAGTTCATCCCATTGATCGCGATATAAAATCTTCGGCTTATCTCGGGGATCTTCTCGTTACCGCGTATTCTCAATTTTCAAGAAACAGGATGTTCGGGGCAATGATCGGAAAAGGATACTCGGTGAAAATGGCGCAGCTCGAAATGAATATGATCGCCGAAGGATATTATGCGGTGAAATGTATTCGCGAAATCAATCAGCAATTAAAAGTGCACATGCCTGTTACAGATGCAGTGTATCACATCGTCTATGAAAAAATTGCACCGGCTATTGAAATAAAACTCCTGACAGATAAACTTTCTTAA
- a CDS encoding sigma-70 family RNA polymerase sigma factor, with the protein MTDNELIAGCIRQDRTCQEELYKRFYGKMLGVTLRYAKDRDEARDMLQEGFIKVYTSLRNFSFKGSFEGWVRRIVVNTAVDHLRRNKHEYMIVSTVYAREGEIPDHSEEVEEEDLVNTLSEEEILACVQTLSPAYRTVFNLYVIENFSHREISEQLNISEGTSKSNLAKARFQLKKNLYKQIKTTDGERTSTR; encoded by the coding sequence ATGACGGACAATGAACTTATCGCCGGTTGTATCAGGCAGGATCGCACCTGCCAGGAAGAATTGTACAAACGGTTTTATGGTAAAATGCTTGGAGTCACCCTGCGTTATGCCAAAGACCGAGACGAGGCCCGCGATATGTTACAGGAAGGATTCATCAAGGTGTATACGTCGCTTCGCAATTTTTCTTTCAAGGGTTCCTTTGAAGGATGGGTGCGGAGAATTGTCGTGAATACTGCAGTGGATCACCTGAGAAGAAACAAGCATGAGTACATGATCGTTTCTACCGTTTATGCGCGTGAAGGTGAGATTCCGGATCATTCCGAAGAAGTGGAAGAAGAGGATTTAGTGAACACACTTTCCGAAGAAGAAATTCTCGCGTGTGTGCAAACACTCAGTCCGGCTTACAGAACAGTGTTCAACCTCTATGTGATCGAGAATTTTTCGCACAGGGAAATTTCTGAACAGCTGAACATCTCGGAAGGAACATCGAAATCAAACCTGGCAAAGGCCCGCTTCCAACTGAAAAAAAATCTTTACAAACAAATCAAAACAACTGATGGAGAACGGACCTCTACACGATGA
- a CDS encoding DUF1570 domain-containing protein — protein MSRVTPITQPGTLRGGRFRQKLKLIRRGCRITREEQDSLRQMVNYELEFFRNCFTDGNIPAISITVYGQFNEFLNCQKSTPKYARSDYGFYDVDTKEITVYKDADFLSTCYHEISHFFLGTFFRIAPEWLDEGIAEYFEGAMAGKNGIRISDRTWQLKRIRKLIRRNRIRIKRLVGLSYKKFHKRRELNNYALSWGIIHLLMYLDPRFVTEIINQLRAKKNAIESINAVYPGGILQLQKDFVIFYK, from the coding sequence ATGAGCAGAGTAACCCCAATAACACAACCGGGAACGTTGCGCGGAGGTCGTTTCAGGCAAAAATTGAAACTCATCAGGCGCGGATGCCGGATAACGCGGGAAGAACAGGATTCGCTGCGGCAAATGGTGAATTACGAACTGGAATTTTTCAGAAACTGTTTTACGGATGGAAATATTCCCGCCATCAGTATCACTGTTTACGGCCAGTTTAATGAATTCCTGAATTGCCAGAAGAGTACACCTAAATATGCGCGTTCCGATTACGGATTTTACGACGTGGATACAAAAGAGATCACGGTTTACAAAGACGCTGATTTTCTTTCAACGTGTTATCACGAGATCAGTCATTTTTTTCTCGGTACATTTTTCCGCATCGCACCCGAGTGGCTCGACGAAGGAATTGCCGAATATTTTGAAGGCGCCATGGCAGGAAAAAACGGAATTCGAATTTCCGATCGCACCTGGCAATTGAAAAGGATCCGCAAACTCATCCGCAGGAACAGGATACGGATCAAGCGCCTTGTCGGCTTGTCGTACAAAAAATTTCACAAGCGCCGCGAACTGAATAATTATGCCTTGTCATGGGGAATCATTCACCTGCTCATGTATCTCGATCCGCGTTTTGTAACGGAGATCATCAACCAGTTGCGTGCGAAAAAAAATGCAATCGAAAGTATAAATGCAGTTTATCCCGGCGGAATTTTACAACTGCAGAAAGATTTTGTGATTTTCTATAAGTGA
- the lysS gene encoding lysine--tRNA ligase yields the protein MENSTAPTTLSEQEIVRRQKLEEIKKLGIDPYPAAEFKVNVSAKDIHENYERDKTNYKDVSIAGRIMTVRDMGKAAFASLQDATGRIQLYIRRDDICPGEDKTIYDSLFKKLTDIGDIIGVKGFVFTTKVGEISIHVTSFQMLSKALRPLPIVKLDEEGNAHDAVVDPEFRYRQRYADLVINPAVKETFIRRTKMINTIREYLNDKGLLEVETPVLQSIPGGAAARPFITHHNALDVPFYLRIANELYLKRLIVGGFDGVYEFSRNFRNEGMDRTHNPEFTVLEFYVAYKDYEWMMRTTEEMLEKVATAIHGTTDVQMGESVISFAAPFKRITIYDAIKEHTGIDVNGMDEEKLRDACNSLGIHVDKTMGHGKLVDAIFGEKCEGKYIQPTFIIDYPVEMSPLTKKHRSKPGLVERFELMINGKEIANAYSELNDPIDQRERFEEQLKLMERGDDEAMFIDHDFLRALEYGMPPTSGIGIGIDRLAMFLTNNVSIQDVLFFPQMRPEKQ from the coding sequence ATGGAAAACTCCACAGCACCCACCACGCTTTCAGAGCAGGAAATTGTTCGTCGGCAAAAATTAGAAGAGATAAAAAAACTCGGCATTGATCCGTATCCGGCTGCGGAATTCAAAGTGAATGTTTCTGCAAAAGATATTCACGAAAATTACGAGCGCGATAAAACGAATTACAAAGATGTTTCCATCGCGGGAAGAATAATGACGGTTCGCGATATGGGAAAAGCGGCGTTCGCTTCTTTGCAGGATGCTACAGGAAGAATTCAGCTTTACATTCGCCGCGATGATATTTGCCCCGGCGAAGACAAAACGATTTACGATTCTCTTTTCAAAAAACTAACTGACATCGGTGACATCATTGGTGTGAAAGGTTTTGTATTCACGACGAAGGTTGGAGAAATTTCCATTCACGTTACTTCATTTCAAATGCTGAGCAAAGCATTGCGCCCTCTTCCTATTGTGAAATTAGATGAGGAAGGAAATGCGCACGATGCAGTTGTTGATCCTGAATTCCGTTACCGCCAGCGTTACGCCGATCTCGTGATCAATCCTGCGGTGAAAGAAACTTTTATCAGGCGCACGAAAATGATCAACACGATCCGCGAATATTTAAATGATAAAGGTTTGCTGGAAGTGGAGACACCCGTGCTGCAGAGTATTCCCGGTGGTGCGGCCGCGCGCCCGTTCATCACGCATCATAACGCGCTCGATGTTCCGTTCTATTTGAGAATTGCCAATGAACTTTATTTAAAACGCCTGATCGTCGGGGGTTTCGACGGCGTGTATGAATTCTCAAGAAATTTCCGCAATGAAGGAATGGATCGCACGCATAATCCGGAATTCACCGTGCTCGAATTTTATGTTGCATACAAAGATTATGAGTGGATGATGCGCACTACGGAAGAGATGCTGGAAAAAGTAGCGACAGCTATTCACGGAACAACGGATGTGCAGATGGGAGAATCGGTGATCAGTTTCGCGGCGCCGTTCAAACGAATTACTATTTACGACGCAATAAAAGAACATACCGGAATTGATGTGAATGGAATGGATGAAGAAAAATTGCGCGATGCGTGCAACTCACTCGGCATTCACGTCGATAAAACAATGGGACACGGAAAATTAGTGGACGCGATCTTCGGAGAAAAATGCGAAGGGAAATATATTCAGCCGACATTTATTATCGATTACCCGGTGGAAATGTCGCCGCTCACAAAAAAACACAGAAGTAAACCCGGGCTCGTTGAGCGTTTTGAATTAATGATCAACGGGAAAGAAATTGCGAATGCCTACAGTGAGTTGAACGACCCGATCGATCAGCGTGAACGTTTTGAAGAGCAATTGAAACTCATGGAACGCGGCGATGACGAAGCGATGTTCATCGATCACGATTTCCTGCGCGCGCTTGAGTACGGAATGCCGCCGACTTCAGGAATCGGAATAGGGATCGATCGGCTCGCGATGTTTCTCACGAATAATGTTTCGATTCAGGATGTTTTATTCTTCCCGCAGATGAGGCCGGAGAAACAGTAA
- the rnc gene encoding ribonuclease III produces the protein MFSFRYLFAPAGEKAFRKTLKNLLGFFPGNISLYRKAFTHSSAANQNKTKPGTHKQNVTTESYERLEFLGDAILSAAIADYLYMKFPYKDEGFLTKMRSRIVSRQQLGKLALKFGIEKFIEAESGLAGKSNSINGDVFEALIGAMYLDKGYDFTQRFIRVNILKYHLDIDEIEATDTDYKSKLIEWAQKNRKELKFVLVEEIGNGMNKLYAVEVTIDGVPYGRNQHTSKKKAEQEAAGKCLEELGLNQ, from the coding sequence TTGTTTTCATTCAGATATTTATTTGCACCGGCGGGCGAAAAAGCCTTCCGTAAAACGCTGAAAAATCTGCTCGGATTTTTCCCCGGCAATATTTCCCTTTACCGCAAAGCTTTTACACACTCGTCGGCAGCCAATCAGAATAAAACGAAACCGGGAACGCACAAACAGAATGTGACCACGGAAAGTTATGAGCGACTTGAATTCCTTGGCGACGCCATCCTCAGCGCTGCGATCGCTGATTATCTCTACATGAAATTTCCTTACAAAGACGAAGGGTTCCTTACTAAAATGCGCTCCAGAATTGTAAGTCGTCAGCAACTCGGGAAACTTGCTTTGAAATTTGGCATCGAAAAATTCATAGAAGCAGAATCAGGTCTCGCAGGAAAAAGTAATTCAATCAATGGAGATGTTTTTGAAGCGCTGATTGGCGCTATGTATCTCGACAAAGGATATGATTTCACGCAGCGCTTCATTCGCGTCAACATCCTTAAATATCATCTGGATATTGATGAGATCGAAGCTACCGACACAGATTATAAAAGTAAACTCATTGAATGGGCACAGAAGAACAGGAAAGAATTGAAATTCGTATTAGTGGAAGAGATTGGCAATGGAATGAATAAATTGTATGCGGTCGAAGTGACTATTGACGGAGTCCCCTATGGACGAAACCAGCATACCTCCAAGAAAAAGGCGGAGCAGGAAGCCGCCGGGAAGTGTCTCGAAGAGTTGGGGCTGAACCAATAA
- the uvrC gene encoding excinuclease ABC subunit UvrC, with protein sequence MKNANKPLSVILKSLPESPGVYQYFDAEGKLIYVGKAKNLRKRVSSYFTREPDNAKTGILVRKIADLKYIVVDSELDALLLENSLIKKHQPRYNVMMKDDKTFPWICITNERFPRLFHTRKMMKDGSEYFGPYANVKVMYAVMDFVKKMYPLRNCRLNLSKENIAAKKFKVCLEYHIGNCKGPCEGLQEEKNYNQGIENIRKIIKGHVSVVVRELKELLKKYSVEMQFEKAHEVKEKIDALENYQAKSTVVSNTITNVDVYSIQSDEKTGYVNFFKVIDGAIVQGHTIEMKKRLEESDDELLTMAIVELRERFSSNAKEIIVPFIPSLEIPEVDFFIPQRGDKFQLLQLSQRNVSYYRKEHERRESLVDPERHTKRILATMMKDLRLKEEPKLIECFDNSNFQGDFAVSAMTVFRNAKPAKKEYRHFNVKTVEGPDDFATMEEVIFRRYKRVQEENLEMPQLIVIDGGKGQLSAAMNSLEKLGLRGKVAVIGIAKRLEEIYYPDDPVPLYLDKKSETLRTIQHIRDEAHRFGITHHRKKRSKGTIKTELTEIKGISEVTAKKLLSEFKSVKNIREKSAEELAEVIGKAKAEWVVEYFQKGRS encoded by the coding sequence ATGAAGAACGCTAACAAACCATTGTCGGTAATTCTCAAGTCGCTTCCCGAATCTCCGGGGGTGTACCAGTATTTTGATGCGGAAGGAAAACTGATCTATGTGGGCAAGGCAAAAAATCTGCGCAAAAGAGTTTCTTCTTATTTCACCAGGGAACCTGATAATGCGAAGACAGGAATCCTCGTCCGGAAAATTGCGGATCTGAAATATATTGTTGTCGATTCAGAACTGGATGCGCTGCTGCTGGAAAATTCCCTGATCAAAAAACATCAGCCGCGTTATAATGTGATGATGAAGGACGATAAAACTTTTCCATGGATCTGCATCACCAACGAACGTTTTCCGAGATTGTTTCATACGCGGAAAATGATGAAGGACGGTTCTGAATATTTCGGGCCGTATGCCAATGTAAAAGTGATGTACGCCGTAATGGATTTCGTAAAAAAAATGTATCCGCTTCGTAATTGCAGGTTGAATCTTTCAAAAGAAAATATTGCGGCGAAAAAATTCAAAGTTTGTCTCGAATATCATATCGGGAACTGCAAAGGCCCCTGCGAAGGTTTGCAGGAAGAGAAAAATTATAACCAGGGAATTGAAAATATCCGGAAGATCATCAAAGGACATGTGAGCGTGGTGGTGCGGGAGCTGAAAGAACTGCTGAAAAAATATTCAGTGGAAATGCAGTTCGAAAAAGCGCACGAGGTGAAAGAGAAAATAGATGCGCTCGAAAATTACCAGGCAAAATCGACCGTGGTGAGCAATACGATCACTAATGTAGACGTGTATTCCATCCAAAGCGATGAGAAAACGGGCTATGTGAATTTTTTCAAAGTAATAGACGGCGCCATTGTACAGGGGCATACCATTGAAATGAAAAAACGCCTCGAAGAAAGTGATGATGAATTGCTGACCATGGCCATTGTTGAATTGCGCGAACGTTTTTCCAGCAATGCGAAAGAGATCATCGTTCCTTTTATTCCATCACTGGAAATTCCGGAAGTAGATTTTTTTATTCCGCAGCGTGGAGATAAATTTCAACTGCTTCAGCTCTCGCAGCGGAATGTTTCCTATTACCGGAAAGAACACGAACGCCGGGAATCGCTCGTAGATCCGGAAAGGCACACGAAAAGAATTCTCGCCACTATGATGAAAGATCTGCGATTGAAAGAAGAACCCAAACTCATCGAATGTTTTGATAATTCAAATTTTCAGGGCGATTTCGCCGTTTCTGCCATGACCGTTTTCCGGAATGCAAAACCGGCGAAAAAAGAATACCGCCATTTCAATGTAAAAACCGTGGAAGGCCCCGATGATTTTGCAACGATGGAAGAAGTAATTTTTCGCCGCTACAAACGTGTGCAGGAAGAAAATCTGGAAATGCCGCAACTCATTGTGATCGACGGAGGGAAAGGACAATTGAGCGCGGCCATGAATTCATTGGAGAAATTAGGATTGCGCGGAAAAGTTGCAGTGATAGGAATTGCCAAACGTCTCGAAGAAATTTATTATCCCGATGATCCTGTTCCGCTTTACCTTGATAAAAAATCGGAAACACTGCGCACGATACAACACATCCGCGATGAAGCGCACCGATTCGGAATTACGCACCACAGGAAAAAACGCAGCAAAGGCACGATCAAAACAGAGCTGACGGAAATAAAAGGGATCAGTGAAGTGACGGCGAAAAAATTATTATCGGAATTCAAATCTGTAAAAAATATCAGAGAGAAAAGCGCGGAGGAATTAGCAGAGGTTATCGGAAAGGCGAAGGCGGAGTGGGTAGTTGAATATTTTCAGAAGGGAAGAAGTTGA
- a CDS encoding glycosyltransferase family 39 protein, translated as MNLLEKISSGKRFNLALAGIVIAGAVFRFRDIGTESLTADEASALLRLHFSSFSAMIEGGVRPDGHPAFAQVLLWFWTKWFGVSEFSIRFPFALMGTACVFLAADSAKKLFNDTVSLCVAGGMAFLQFPLMYSQLARPYAPGLFFVLLSMFFLLRFLGEKKVSRKTIIALSLSFSLSAYSHYFAMMEAGLIALAGSFLVKKNNRKAFFLSCGISIALFLPYVGIFLHQLKIAGVGGAGGWLGKPNGEFLLHHLMFIFNSSRGLTWTVLGFVFLSAIIFRKNKSKMHLLLFTLWLIPLVVGYIYSVTVNPVLMDSVLLFEFPFLLIFLFGWLPPLDWTNNILKEKKLVATIPAAITLGLLYYVGQYKPYRLTDHFGRLKELVNQTIDWQETAGLNQTDVFYNVDAPYFVDYYYERAGKKKLNVLGTINNGNSELKSFRKLVENSNAEFFIYAWSTKYSPPEVPEIIREKFPYLLKRDYFFNSAFYVFGRSATLSYLHESDDVLWKSDAIFFPNGDSSQWSKPCNLLLGDTLLANTWNGKFIRILQPIQEYVTSPELYSTMLDSSCIYGPLLKMKLGDMLRSPDNILELDADVKLKEKNANAVLVIEIHRGDSLLSWNGRETNTQLSAADTGDYHHVYFGIQLPEGLLLNDEVRFYIYSQNKKPILVRSLTAKAMRGHEGIYGVRSDFQ; from the coding sequence ATGAATCTTCTCGAAAAAATTTCTTCCGGTAAACGATTCAATCTTGCTCTCGCAGGAATTGTAATTGCCGGGGCTGTTTTTCGTTTTCGCGATATCGGGACAGAATCGCTTACTGCTGATGAAGCGAGTGCGTTGCTGCGATTACATTTTTCTTCTTTTTCTGCAATGATCGAAGGTGGAGTGCGGCCCGACGGACATCCCGCATTCGCACAAGTGCTGTTGTGGTTCTGGACAAAATGGTTTGGTGTGAGTGAATTCTCCATTCGTTTTCCGTTTGCGCTGATGGGAACAGCTTGTGTTTTTCTTGCCGCTGATAGTGCGAAAAAATTATTCAACGACACAGTTTCGTTATGTGTCGCCGGGGGAATGGCGTTTTTGCAATTCCCGCTCATGTATTCGCAACTCGCGCGTCCGTATGCGCCGGGATTATTTTTTGTTTTGCTTTCGATGTTTTTTCTGCTGCGATTCCTCGGTGAGAAAAAAGTATCCCGGAAAACGATCATCGCACTTTCACTTTCGTTTTCACTTTCTGCCTATTCTCATTACTTCGCGATGATGGAAGCCGGCCTGATCGCACTCGCCGGATCATTCCTCGTTAAAAAAAATAACCGCAAAGCATTTTTTCTGTCGTGCGGGATCTCGATCGCGCTTTTTCTTCCTTACGTAGGAATTTTTCTTCATCAGCTGAAAATAGCCGGAGTAGGCGGAGCAGGTGGCTGGCTTGGAAAACCGAACGGAGAATTTCTGCTGCATCATTTGATGTTCATCTTCAATTCTTCGAGAGGATTAACATGGACTGTGCTCGGGTTTGTATTCCTGTCCGCAATTATTTTCAGGAAAAATAAAAGCAAAATGCATCTGCTGCTTTTCACCTTGTGGCTTATTCCGCTGGTCGTGGGATATATTTATTCCGTGACAGTGAACCCGGTGCTCATGGATTCTGTTTTGCTTTTCGAATTTCCTTTCCTGCTCATTTTTCTTTTTGGATGGTTGCCGCCGCTTGATTGGACGAATAACATTCTGAAAGAAAAAAAATTGGTTGCCACCATTCCCGCCGCAATCACGCTCGGGCTTCTTTATTATGTAGGCCAATACAAACCGTATCGTCTCACGGATCATTTCGGAAGATTAAAAGAATTAGTGAACCAGACCATCGACTGGCAGGAAACTGCGGGATTGAACCAGACGGATGTTTTTTACAATGTGGATGCGCCGTATTTCGTGGATTATTATTATGAAAGAGCAGGAAAGAAAAAACTGAACGTGCTGGGAACGATCAACAATGGAAATTCTGAATTGAAGAGTTTCAGAAAGCTCGTGGAAAATTCAAATGCCGAATTTTTTATTTATGCATGGAGTACAAAATATTCGCCGCCGGAAGTTCCGGAGATCATCCGCGAAAAATTCCCGTATTTACTCAAGCGCGATTATTTTTTCAACTCCGCGTTTTATGTTTTCGGAAGATCGGCAACTCTTTCTTACCTGCATGAAAGCGATGATGTGTTGTGGAAGTCGGATGCAATTTTTTTTCCTAACGGCGACAGTTCACAATGGTCGAAGCCATGCAATCTTTTATTGGGCGACACATTATTGGCAAACACATGGAATGGAAAATTCATCAGAATTCTGCAACCAATACAGGAATATGTTACGTCCCCAGAGCTCTATTCAACAATGCTCGATAGTTCCTGCATCTACGGACCGCTTCTGAAAATGAAACTCGGAGACATGCTGCGCAGCCCGGATAATATTCTTGAACTCGACGCCGATGTTAAACTGAAAGAAAAAAATGCGAACGCAGTACTCGTCATTGAAATTCACCGCGGCGATTCATTACTCTCCTGGAACGGAAGAGAAACGAATACACAATTGTCTGCTGCAGACACCGGTGATTATCACCATGTGTATTTCGGAATTCAGTTACCCGAAGGTCTTTTATTGAACGACGAGGTGCGTTTTTATATTTACTCGCAGAATAAAAAACCGATTCTCGTTCGATCGCTTACGGCAAAAGCAATGCGCGGACATGAAGGAATCTATGGAGTAAGATCGGATTTCCAATAG
- a CDS encoding type IX secretion system membrane protein PorP/SprF has product MKHVLHIFSISLLCVLCAGKLSAQDPELTQFYASPIYLNPALAGSNICPRMCMSYRAQWPGIYGTYSTMAFSVDRLAYKVKGGIGLIVVNDRAAKGTLNTTGIGLIYAPTIPLSHTVSVSAAIQAGYWQKTVDWNKLTFGDMIDPKRGFIYNTDEVPGMQRKGNFDLAAGMVLSSRHFFAGVAVHHILQPNESFLNGTSILPRKYTAHAGGIIPLGESRYDESYISPNVMYQQQGDFKQLDLGIYVKKESIVGGLWYRGNDSFILLIGVESGLLKIGYSYDVTVSKLSNATAGSHEITLGYTMKCKPPKRKYRPVSCPSF; this is encoded by the coding sequence ATGAAACACGTACTACACATCTTTTCCATTTCGCTGTTGTGCGTTTTGTGTGCGGGAAAATTATCAGCGCAGGATCCGGAACTAACACAATTCTATGCGAGTCCTATTTATTTAAATCCTGCATTGGCAGGAAGCAACATTTGTCCACGCATGTGTATGAGCTATCGTGCGCAATGGCCAGGCATTTACGGAACTTATTCCACAATGGCTTTTTCTGTTGACCGTCTCGCTTATAAAGTGAAAGGTGGAATAGGTTTAATAGTGGTGAATGATCGTGCTGCAAAAGGAACACTCAACACTACTGGAATTGGTTTGATCTATGCTCCAACCATTCCGCTTTCGCATACCGTTTCTGTAAGCGCAGCAATACAAGCGGGCTATTGGCAGAAAACGGTGGACTGGAACAAACTCACTTTCGGTGATATGATCGATCCTAAACGCGGATTTATTTACAATACCGATGAAGTTCCAGGTATGCAACGCAAAGGAAATTTCGATCTCGCAGCGGGAATGGTATTATCAAGCCGTCATTTTTTCGCAGGCGTTGCAGTACACCACATTCTTCAGCCCAATGAATCGTTTCTGAACGGAACAAGTATTCTGCCGAGAAAATATACTGCTCATGCCGGCGGAATTATTCCGCTTGGAGAAAGCCGTTACGACGAGTCTTACATTTCACCGAATGTGATGTATCAGCAACAGGGAGATTTTAAACAACTTGATCTCGGAATTTATGTGAAGAAAGAATCTATCGTAGGCGGACTCTGGTACCGCGGAAATGATTCATTTATTCTCCTGATAGGAGTAGAATCGGGATTGCTGAAGATCGGTTACAGTTATGATGTGACGGTTTCAAAACTTTCAAATGCTACCGCAGGTTCTCACGAAATAACTTTAGGATATACTATGAAATGCAAGCCGCCGAAAAGAAAATATCGCCCGGTTTCTTGTCCCAGCTTTTAA